The DNA window GGTGGCCCGGCCTGTGGATCAAGCCCTTGCCGGTGGCATGGAGCTGGTCGGGAGAGCGGGCTGCCAAGCACTGCTGCTCCGTTCGCCAAGGCTGTCCCAGCTCCTGGTCACTCATGCCCGGACCGCCTCGATGCCCGGGAGAAGGCGATGAGCGCGACCGGTGATGTCGTCTTCGCCGTGTTCGACGGTGTTCTGCTGCTCGATGTGGCCGGACCTGTTCAGGTGTTCGACAGCGCCGGTGGATACCGGGTCCGGCTGGCCTCGTTGGACGGGCGACCCGTTCGCACCGACGTCGGCATCTCGCTGAGCGTCGACCTCGCGCTGTCGGAGTTGGACGGCGACGTGGACACCTTGGTGGTGCCGGGATACCCGCGGGACGAGTACGCCGGCGTTGCCCCGGAGCTGGTGGACGCCGTGCGGCGGGTGGCGGCCGGCGCCCGGCGGGTGGTCTCGGTGTGCACGGGCGCGTTCATCCTGGCGCGGGCGGGGCTGCTCGACGGTCGGCGGGCCACGACGCACTGGGAGGCCTGTGCAGCGTTGGCGGAGACATTTCCCGAGGTGCGAGTAGAACCTGACGCCCTCTATGTGCGGGACGGTTCGATCATCACCTCGGCGGGGGTGACCGCCGGGATCGACGTCGCCCTCGCGCTCGTCGGCGAGGACCGGGGCGAGGAACGGGCCCGTGCGGTCGCGAAGTACCTGGTCGTGTTCCTGCAACGTCCTGGCGGCCAGTCGCAGTTCCGTGCCCGCGACGCCGTGGCCGGTCCGCGCACCGCGACCCTGCGCCGGGCGCTGGACCTCGTGGCCGCCGACCCGTCCGGCGACCATCGCCTCACCACGATGGCCGACGCGCTCGCGGTCAGCGAGCGCCACCTGAGCCGCCTGTTCCGCCGCGAACTCGCGATGACGTGCGGCCAGTTCGTCGAACGCCTCCGGGTCGAAGCCGCGCAGGCCCTCCTGGAGTCCGGCGAGGATGCGGTCCCGGACGTCGCCCGCGCCTGCGGCTTCGGCTCGGGCGAGACGATGCGGCGGGCGTTCCTGCGCGTGCTCGGCGTCCCGCCGTCGGCCTACCGGCACCGCTTCCGCCTCGCCAAGCAGAGAACCGCACCATGACGACCGGCGGTCAGCTGACGAACGCGAGAACGATGAGCCCGAGGCCCAGAGGCACGTCGAGGAAGATGCATGCCTCGGCCAGCGACGGCGCCACGACCAGCTTGCGCCGGAGGTGGATCACGTCCCAGATC is part of the Nonomuraea coxensis DSM 45129 genome and encodes:
- a CDS encoding GlxA family transcriptional regulator, whose product is MSATGDVVFAVFDGVLLLDVAGPVQVFDSAGGYRVRLASLDGRPVRTDVGISLSVDLALSELDGDVDTLVVPGYPRDEYAGVAPELVDAVRRVAAGARRVVSVCTGAFILARAGLLDGRRATTHWEACAALAETFPEVRVEPDALYVRDGSIITSAGVTAGIDVALALVGEDRGEERARAVAKYLVVFLQRPGGQSQFRARDAVAGPRTATLRRALDLVAADPSGDHRLTTMADALAVSERHLSRLFRRELAMTCGQFVERLRVEAAQALLESGEDAVPDVARACGFGSGETMRRAFLRVLGVPPSAYRHRFRLAKQRTAP